taGGGATGTGACGATTAACCGGTTTCATTATTAATCACGATTTAATCcgtcatggttaattaatcgtgaatgcttctcaacaccgtgtttTTGCAcgaaacaaaactgcagcaactaaaaGTAGAGACTAATAGACCACTGGACTGACTATGACTGAGGCTATTAAGGCAAGCTTcttcaagtttgttatttccaatggagggacgcgCACGCAACGCAACACGTTTGCGCTTTTTAGGCACACCTAGTTGAGATGACGGGGCTTTTGTGAGCGCGGGAACTGCATACGGCTGAAGTTTGAGGAAGAAGCAATGGAGTTTGGGGTTTGCAAACCcacttacaaataatggcacCAATGAGAGCGATCATGCGGCGAgtgttgatccgccagctgagattaataaagtgttttcggagagtgctgaaagacttaAGCCTGTTTCACATGGcaagcgtgagcagagcgtgtttTTTTTGGCATTCATGTTAGCAGATTAGAGCTTTTATACTGCACGCAGAACCAGCGTGTCAGCGCAAGGCATGAGCGTGACTGAAGGCAATAACGATGCATTGATAttgaccaaaaacacattgaatgacagtaaaatgtAGCAATTTTACCCCAAAAAATGCGTCAATAATATTCACTGAtttttatatagtcaatcaaattaacttttaaaatgaactacgaaaccaaatttaaaatgattttagtttTAAACAACCAGGGTTTTGAAATCAATGAATGCAAATAGtcatgataaccgtgaaaccgagattatttcttagactataatcgtacaaccaaattTCAGAATCGTTGCAACCCTAGTTCAAACACATGTGCAATAGGGGAATAGATGAACTAAATCGGCCGTAGTGTAAgaaagtgtgtgaatgtgagtttgtatgggtgcaactggaagggcatctactgtgtaaaaacataagctggaatagttgtgGAGacacttgatgaataaagggactaagccaaaggaaaattaattaattaaattaaaacgatCTTCCATACAATCAAACCTCTACAAATAAACCCTCAGAAATGACCAGAACAAACCAAAAtaacataacaaaaaatatttttactaaaaCTGAACATTTACAGATTCAATTTTCCCAGACGATTCGTACAGATTCCACGCCAGCCGaaacacaaaccacacacacacacacacacaagttttgTTTGCAATACAACGACGTCAGAGCAGGTTCTGTCAGATAGGACATAATTTAGACATGCTTTTAATCAACTGAAGAGTTTCACaggaaagaaaaagtaaaaaaaaaagttaataataataataataataataataattcacatcATTTTGTCCCTGACCAAGAAGCAGCATAAATGCAACCCGCGTTTAACCTGCCCTCCCTCTACGcccaataacataaaaaaaacaaacaaaccattacACCTGGAGCCTACAACCTGTTTCCAGTGAAATTCACTGCGTTAATGACTGTAATAGGGACTGTACTACACATTCTGACAGGGTCCAGTGTAGTGACCACGCAAGGGATGCTGGGAAATCCCCCAGGCCATCACCACACGTCATTATCCTGGTTAAAGCATATAGTGGAGCAAACATCAGCTCTGAACCAGGAGCACACCAACACTCACCCGATAGGCTGCAGTAGATGCTTTTGAATCATGTATTATTTTATCGTTTACGTTTTTTATTTTGTCTGAGAAAGTGTCCTTTAAATGCAAAAGAAGACAGGAGGAGATTGTTCCACTTCTCTCACTTGGCGCCACCTTTTCTTCTTTCTAAACTTCAATGTTGTTGCCGGCATAAAGCCTGGTCCATGTTCGGgctgcaagagagagagagacagagagagagagagagacagagagagagaaaatctcAAATATGCAATaagatgaagtcaaaattattcaaccTCCTGTTATCTTTTTATcgtatatttcccaaatggtgttcatttcgactagaataaaagcagttttttgtttttttaaacccattttaaggtcaatattattagcccccttaagcaatatttgtttcgattgtctccagaacaaagcactgttatacaatagcccctttcacacagtgataccggtaaatatctgtaaaatttccggaacgactttaccggtatattcaaaaaagcggtGTTCACACatgcgaggacgttacggaaattttccgagaaaagagcattcacacatccattccaaaataccggtaaattctgacatcattcaccacaaatgagctttaaacggctgcgcttgtatttgtaaacatttgactaaattacaaactctgtggatgatcaatattgtgaacaactttcgcaggatcactttcacatgtcgagatgttcatgatatgtgtgtgtgcaggcgctcacaggctgtttcacaggcgcatgcaaagcttgaaggtaaacaaacaacggcttatcataagcatctcgtcgatgattatttacacagttggcattaagaagaacatataaacgtgatctgactaacttctagcagctaaatgtgtctgggaaaatattcaaaggcttttattctcacaaaccgcgcagacgtaaatgcgtctgactgttgtgattggctaaagcagacgtctcacatcagcacgttctagacgtacacgcgcttattacggcaatcttccttctgcattcacacagcgcagcattccggcaaattgccggtaatgttacaacttctctttccggaaaatagccagaacgaattttccggtattttcaaaaaggacctgttctgtatgtgtgaaaggggctaatgacttgcctaattactttaacctAATTAAGGTTTTTCTCTTGGCTCTGCCACCACTCCCCTTTCCCTGCCCACATGTAAACGCACactcttaggccctgtttacactaatacattttcgttttaaaacggcactttagaatgaaaacgaacCGCGTACACACTgacgtttctgaacagctctccatctACACCACACcactaaaaacgcacatcacgtgactgcacacacactctggcatgcactgcagcatatctaggcagatgagagctgtgcttgtctgactgttcatcaaggatccaccgctggatctaatctcactatatttgttaagcGTGATATTTAACTCATCCTGTTGTCTATATCTGACGACATATTCCCcatactttggtcttttgaatctattacttgtgcTCAGGTGtgttggctgagcgcaaagataagctTATAACTAATGTAAccatgtacattctgtatattgactggttgcttgcctttatttcctataatgtataaacttattgtacgttattcTTTTATAAAGGGTATTATTgcttattaaaactgacattcagcaaaagagagggtgtgcttcgtattttcaatgaaaatgaaagaaggcagtgatgttatataggcactgttttgttataaatatgcacacagtgaagatgacactcatatatgcagcacaacgcctcaacttctatgctgtctgttaagttgctaatatcaaaatagcagttcctttaatcatgttttcattatattcttaagaaagtgaaacaacgtagccaggatgatgtgaataaagTTATGAAGTGCACTTTTCTccttgaagatttacccgatgtgtcctctggagtttgttttccatattaaacttgcgcagtctgaacttacaaggagaggatgcaggactgaactgtgtgtaggctacttaatattgagggaaatgctccaatcagagaggcgaaagTCTGCAGCCACACCtgcgttttcagatgtctccaatttcccccatccacactgacacggagcagcagcgttttaaaatgaaaacggcctcttcagtgtAACCAAAACGCTCTGTATTCAAAGCTTGAAAACTcggtagtgtggacagatggcttAACCGCAGCAAAACTtaagcgttttaaaactaaaccgtattaatgtaaacggggccttacacATCTACATTGGTCACTTTGTTCAACATTGGACTGCTAGTTACCTCATACTACCTCCCTGTATATTATTAAgacactgtcactttatcatacaagctttttgcactatatactgctTGCATCTCTGGTTTGCACTTCTTGCCATGTGCCATTAATTGTAATTGTACtgtatacaatttttatttttacctatattatttttgattgtgtgtgtaattgtatttgttttctttaaaattctaCCTTTTGTATTGACATTATCTGTTgtgcacctagggtctgagaatAAAGCagtttcgattctctgtatgtcctgtacatgtggttgaattgacaataaagctcacTTTGacttaacctggttaagcctttaaatgtcactttaagctgaataatagtgtcttgaagaatatctagtctaatattatgtgctgtcatcatggcaaagataaaagaaatcagttattagaaattagttattcaaactattatgattagaaatgtgttgaaaaacttctctctgttaaacagaatttgaagGGAAATTGTGTGGTAAAGAATTAAACcggagggataataattctgtgCATATAAATATACTGTGATATAGAAAGAAAatactgtatatgtaaatatatttaagttgCAATCTGCATTCTCTGAGCTGTCACGTTTTCATTCTCCAAAGTGGATAGTATTCTGTTTAAAGATTAGGAATCAAGACACGAAGTGCAGCGAttctacatttattttacaatctAATATTTTGTTATTTGCATGAATATTTAACTAAACAtccatttttataatgttttgtacAAGACACTGTCTTACAATCTCttcatatcttaaaaaaaaaatctaaaacccCAAGACAAAccatgaagtgtgcttcacacaggtgagtgggcttgacaaaccacctgtagaagaaACCACTCTTCTctctataaaaaataaagaattataaGCACTCTCCCCTTAATCAAGCACTTAATTCTCCgagcactaacagttcctttgtataattatcCCTTGTTGTTGAGATCTAATCaccgtctctccactccacctatagctgttgtgtggtgagcgcactggtgctgttgttctttagctgccatcgcatcatccaagcgGAGCTGCACGCTAGTGGTGGTGTTGAGAGACCCCCCTTgcgattgtgaagcactttgggtgcaCGATAAACGTGCTATAAAAATACACATGACTGTACATCTCACCTGTCTCGATGGCCTGAGCCTCGTTGCTCTTCCACTGTTCGGCTACATCATTGGCCAGTGGATCGTCAGGGTTTGGAGCGCTTAATAGAGCCTGGATAGACAGCAGCACCGTACGAATCTGGAGTGCAGGAGACCATTTATCTACAAGAGAAACAAGAGCTCAATGAGGATAATAAAATTACAGGATTGAGCAAAAGTATTTTTAACAAACACTGTACAAACTTCCACCTACAGCTCAAGGTACATGTCTTTTTGCTATGAAGTCCTAACTAAATAAGAGAGTACCCTTGAAGTTGTTAATAACATTTCAAGATAAACACTGGATAAAATAGCTTTATTTGTTATACCTCGTTAAATAAACGAGAATCAATAATGATCATCAGGCTTTCAAAtgtttatttccagaacctttactttCTCTGTTCCTCAGGGGTGGACTGATTTTCCAGAGCCTCTAATACATCCTAAATCTAAAGAGAAAGATATATGTAATGATAtatgttaagtgttcatcagcctgatagtctgagggaagaaactttccttcTGCAGCATCCGTTCACGCACCGGCCggctgaaggaaagtttcttccctcagactatcaggctgatgaacacttgacacacacacacagactcttccatacccctcactgcacaccatcaatatgtagcatgcactgcactttaaccaatccatacttgaaacaatactgcctacaactatgtggacacctattcattgtacatatcgctgtcaatttcacactgtcgttgtatttgtactgtattttgtactgtccgGAGCCAGCACATAAGCTTCTcttcatagcacacgtgctgctgctgatgtgacaataaaagggatttgttttgttttgatgttgttttttgatCATAAAACCAAGCATTTAAATGTTCCCAATACCTTATTGTAGATACAGAGTGATACTCATGCAATTTATATGATCAAATAATTGTCAGAAACtataaatacattacatagaTCTATTTAGAGGTCCAAACTGAGCAAACTAATCAGTCTTTCCTTCTAATTCTGACAATATCATATTACATACGCACTAATAGTCAACAAATGTGAAAACTTCTTACATATTCTATCTGTCGaaaggtaaaatatatatatatatatatatttatcctaTCCTATTTAtctgattttgtttaatttatctgTCTTATAAATGTAAagataagacatttttaaaatatattttaagatataTCACTGGACTGAATAATTTATTTCCACATAGAAACAACGAGCGCTTCCCCCGTCCACATTAGTCCTActtcatttaaaagaaaataagatCAATTATGATGTTCAGGCTTTTGAATAATGTTtttccagaacctttactttCTCTGTTTCTCAGTGGTGGACTGATTTTCCAGAgcctcttatgctgtgttcacaccagatgcgtcacacgcgtcaagcgcgagtgatttacatgttaagtcaatgcaaagcgtgaatagacatcctgtggcgcggaGCGAATGATGCGAATTGCGCAAAGCAAATAGCACGATACGCGCAAAGCGAATTGagtgttttgcgcgtttgacgtgcttaacgagcgttttgcgcgaatctctcgagttcgaaaatctgaacttcagcggacattcgcgccgcgttaaccaatcagaagcttgcttttgtgggggcgtgattgtgacgtagaacctgttgatggtgtcccaggggaaatcctccaggggacaccgacaacaagtcatcaaactgggcttggctcagtcagaagcaccgttgaaagcctctgtgatccaggttcagtttctggaggagtttatgagctcacagagctggatgcacctctgaaagcgtgtagtggactcagacacgaccctaaacgtatcgacgctgttttcagccttcataaagtacataaacactgttattttcttcataaaatccatgttagccatttagctatgaagctacagtcaccgggcagacagaagccctgcccatcacacgaatccacgtctgttctgaagttaatttgacacgcgaatgaagcagatttgacgcgcgaatgaagcgagtaacctcaaatgttcacacggcaatttacgcacgaatagcgcgatttatccgcgcgttccgcatctggtgtgaacacagcataacacatCTCAAATGTTAAGAGAAAGAtatatgttgtttatttaatcataaaagCAAGCATTTAACTTTTCCCAATACATTATTGTAGATACAGAGTGATACTCGTGCAATTAATGCAAGAACTCGCTGATTTACATGAATCAGAatatttttgatcaaatgaatGTCAGAAACTATAAATACATTACATAGTTTTATTCAGTGGTCCAAACTGAGCAAACTAAACAGACTTTCCTTCTTATTCTGACAATATCATACTACATAAGCACTAATAGTAAACATATGTGCAAACACCTTACATGTTCTGTGTCGAAAGGTAATATTAACATATACTATATATTTGATATTAATTTATCTGTAGTATAAATGTAAAGATAACGGTGACATTTTTCAGATATATTTTGAGTTAAATCACTGGACTGAATAATTTATTTCCACATGGAAACAACGAGCGCTTTCCTCGTCctcattagtcaatttaaaacaaattaggaTCAATTATCAATCAGGCTTTTGATGAATAATGTTtttccagaacctttactttCAGTGTTCCTCAGAGGTGGAAAGATTTTCCAGAGCCTCTAAAACATCTTGCGTCTTAAGAGAAAGATTTATTAGTTCATTTGTTGTATTAATTTTGACCATATAATATTACACAAGCACTAAAAGCCAACTTATGTGTAAACTCTTTATACTATCTATCTGAAGGTcccatattttatttttcttttatctgGCTTTACAGAGTTAGCTGAACACACTATAATCACCTTTCAGGATGTCCAGACAGATCCTGCCCAGTTTGTCCACATTGGGATGGTAGATTTTGGTCATAAATCGGACCTTTGGAGCCGCCATGGGATACTCCTCTGGGAGGAACAGCTCCAGTTTGAAAGTCCCGCCCTCAAATGGTGAATCCTGCGGACCAGCGATGACCACATGGAAATAACGAGCGTTCCCCTCATCTGGCTCCGCTTTGATTCCTGGCACAGGCTCGGCTAACAAGCGCTGCGTCTCCTGTACAAACACATGCAAGTGAGAAAACAATGCATGGAGATGAGTTTGTTTCACAGAAATCAGCTGAATTCAAGTGTGTgccatctttttttttatatatatatatattaaaatcacTTGATTTACAGTCCACTGTATATGCTAACGGGTTTGTTTTTGGTGAGCTGATGaacacacttgataaaaaccatctgcagaaacactttgattgacattctctctttgtacatgtcatataaatggggaaagccccgcccactggtgatcatctttccctcattagcataggacattagtcttgtttacCACTATAGGTACCACTATGCTGACTCATAGGCATCTGTAGccccaccctcttttgaaaagagcacgatctca
The Danio rerio strain Tuebingen ecotype United States chromosome 4, GRCz12tu, whole genome shotgun sequence genome window above contains:
- the ube2nb gene encoding ubiquitin-conjugating enzyme E2Nb → MAGLPRRIIKETQRLLAEPVPGIKAEPDEGNARYFHVVIAGPQDSPFEGGTFKLELFLPEEYPMAAPKVRFMTKIYHPNVDKLGRICLDILKDKWSPALQIRTVLLSIQALLSAPNPDDPLANDVAEQWKSNEAQAIETARTWTRLYAGNNIEV